The following DNA comes from Pieris rapae chromosome 17, ilPieRapa1.1, whole genome shotgun sequence.
ttgaaaattaagaattaagtttAATGATACAATTTATGGCTCaagttatattattgataagatgcatttatattgttttacataaatgTTCGAAAAAGCAATGTCGTTTTTTTGCCTAATCCTCATACCCTGAACACAACACAAGGCGTAACTAAATTGTAcctaatataaactataagtTCATTTATCAACTTGTTAAATCAATAATCCACACCAACCGAACACTGAACCCATCAAACATGGCTGGCAAAGGAAAAGgcaagaagaaagaaaaaaaggaaaaagaaGATGGTGGGGATaagaaaaaaggaaaaaaaggTGCAGTGAGAGTGAAGAAAGGCAAAGCTAAAGGCAGATGTAATGTTGATATGCTAACTGAAGCGGCAATGGATAACGTGTACTACGCATGTCATAATGTACAAGAATTATTACAAGCCAGGGGATTCCATCCTGCTGATTATagcaagaagaagaaaaagggAAAGCGTTGAAATGTGGTActgaataaatagatttagatTGGTATATTTTTTCCCTTATATCCCAAAAAACACTGAATAGTAACCATAGCAACATGTTTAGAAATATGTGAGACAAAGTATTTCTTCAATTTctcattcaaaaaataaaagttctaattttgataaacattataaaataattaacgttATAAATTAGTAATCAACAATGTTTTAGAACTTGTAATTTTTTCTtccaaaaacattttatagctTGATAGCTAGCTTTGTTAAGTAAAGGTTAGTGGGGTAGTTAAATTTTAGTTCCTTATACGATTAAGTTGGTTTTCGAGTTCAACGTAAGCTGCAGTTATTAATTTCCATAATacctgtataatttttttcttctaaatatggtaactttttaattatgaaggAGGTGAAGGAATCCACGACACCATTTAGCACTTTCAAGCAACACTACGTTAAGGCCTGCGATCGCACCAGGAGGTTAAAAGGTTTGttatgtaagttttattatccTTTGGTAATAACtaaaagagaaatataaaGGATCTGACGCAATACTTACACTAAAACACTCGTAGACTAATTATCTATCTGATTAGTACCTATGTCATTATAGATGATAGGAATAGAAAAAGGAAAAGCATCCTATATAGATCTTCTCAGTTTACTGACATACGCTGTCAATGTAAACAACATAATGTGTTTGATATGGAGTTAATATATCTGTTTTAAATCATctacttaaatttaatcaatatgaACTTaccacattaaatatatatatgatttaccTAAACATGTAACCCAATCATATTGGAAAAGAATTTACTACCGAATCTAAAACCCTCACCGAATCAGACTTTCTGCTTACTTGGTAAGAATTATCGCAATAAATGTACTTCTAGAGTACGATCTAGAAGAGCTATAGACAcatcttattataaaataatatactagtGGCTGTACGGAATGAGAACCTGCTTTTAATTGTAGTATTAAgataataactattataatatattaatgattgctgtcaacataataaaaaggtaATTTTTCCTTCAGCGACCTCTGATTGTTCTCTTAACgcacaaaataatatgttcttACCATATTTACTTCCCATTGAAAGTTTAGTCTCACATCcttatttttacatactaTATGTATGTTTCCTGTTTCCATCAATCCTAAAGTATGATGCAGCTTAAATTTTAGGaaactcaaatatttataatacccATTTCAGTACGCTCAAATATCTAGATGATTACGTTTGAAATCGTTCTACGAATTACTATTAAGTCTGAACCTATGTACCTATACGTACAGAGTACATACActaggtaatattttatacatcttattgatattaattttagattttcccAAGGACCTAACATGGTTATACCCGCTATTGGTATAGATCTCGGTACAACATTCTCCTGTGTaggagtatttc
Coding sequences within:
- the LOC110995688 gene encoding small lysine-rich protein 1 — encoded protein: MAGKGKGKKKEKKEKEDGGDKKKGKKGAVRVKKGKAKGRCNVDMLTEAAMDNVYYACHNVQELLQARGFHPADYSKKKKKGKR